The DNA sequence ATGACATCATAGACAATGTCTTGACACATTTTCTGGAATTTGATATATTCCACACTCTATACCCTGGCCTCCACCCTGATAAGACACTCTACCAAATAATTTTGAGATGTTCTGCTAAATTCCTACATAACTAAAAACCTTTGCAAATCCCCTGGCCTTGCAATTTGGTGGTTagatcttttaataatttttttcctcctgtttggGGCTATGCTAACTTATGAAGATAGGCttaacagaaaataaagcttgcttaattttagttaaaaaaaaaaaagtcagtggtCTTTACTCTCAATTAGTGGGACTAACATGACTACTGACAAACAGAATTATTCtctcccagaaatgaaccccaaTTAGTTAGATTGATTATCCACTTTGTAGTGGTCAGTCCTGAATCTACATAAACACCAACAAAAATGACCTCAATGGGTTATAGTTATATATTTGTAGGTATACCTGTAACTATAATAAAGAGGCTATCAATCTGAGTGAGGAGTTGGGCATTGGACAGAGAACCCAGAGAGGAAAAGGGTAAGGGAGGCAAGTGGTACTTTTATATTAactaaaaggggggaaaaagaaattaaaacgaGAATTGTTTACCAAAAATGCTTTAATTCAGATGTCAACTATGTACCAGCTTCTGCATTTCAACATTGTGTATTAGACAGAATATGAAGTCCTATGTTGATTAAACTTTGAAAATGCATTATCAATAACCCACTTGGAGCAGTGGATAGCTTGTCAGTTTCAATCTgaatagttttataaaaatatccaCACAACACTATATGAACAtgatatatttaacaaaatatgaATGGGTTGGTTGTTTACCGTGAAACTGCATTTATTGACTTGAATCTGAAATGTTCCCTGAAGGCTTATGTATTGGATGTTTGATTCTCTGATGGTGACAATACTTTAGGAGGAGATATAACAAGTCCTTTTGCTTGCCTTTTTTGTGGGAGAGGggatatatttgtttttcatatatgtTGCTGTTGTATATCGTTAAAATACCTGGTACTCAGCCACttctttgctgttttttgttttaatgttaaaAAGTGCTTGCTAACCCTTTCACCAACCATGACCTATCCATGGGAAGGGGGTCGGTCAAGAAACTATTGACTATTTGGAATGATGGCCTAAAAAATAAATAGTTACACCCTGAAATTTGTTGTCAGATAGTTGGTCACAGCAATACCAAGTTAAATCATACAACCACAGTGATTTAATACTGTAAGTCTGAAATTGCAATGAGAACTATGTACATAAAAAGGCCATGTACCCTACCTCTTTGGTCTCTCGATGTATTTGTTTCATTATGTATATTACAAATTTTATGTACTTAAGCTAAATGCCTTCATTTGGATTTCTAAAACTATATAATACAGAATGTACTTATATTATGAGCTTGTCCACTAGATTTCAGTATAACTATCACCTTTCATTTATGTCAACCACACATGCCCCAGATTGGAGGTCAACTTATGCTGACTGGGAATGACCATCCTGCTTGTTTGTACACAACGGCTGAATacaacttaaaataatattttttaaatcatttattatttCCAATTAACACTCAAATAATATGATCAGAATACTTTTACATTTTAGGATTTTAATACAGTCCAAATGAGAGTATGTTGTATTTCACCGTTCATTCTTTTTCAGCTTCCCCAACTTCTGCTTGTCTGTGATGGCCAAGATGCAGGGACCTGATgcaataaattttgaaatttcaCATTACCATCATTTCTCTTGATGTCAAGAGATTTGCCATCCCTTCACTGAGCTGTAAAATCAAATCTttcatttgctcatttttttttttttgtgacacaCTGATGGGGTATTTAGAACATGAACATAGCATCCAGTAACTCCagaaattttcattaattttttttatgccTTAAAATTGTATGGGTGGGCATAGTAGCACATACATTTAATCTAAGCATTCACAAAGCTAAGGCAAGATAAGGAGGACTTTGCTATTAGCCAAGGCATTTGTGCCAAGACCTGATCTGCAAACTGAAGTTAgggagactaaaaaaaaaaaaaaaaagggtgataaaaagaaatgttcttccTGTCCTTCCCAGGAAAGCATTCTGGACTAGCTGAAAATATCTCCAGAATTACTTGTAACTTACAACAGTTgttaagaataaaatacaaaggcaggagagatggctcagagagtaaagatggtttctgccaagcctgatagcCTGTGTTTGACACTAAGAACCCACCaggtagaagagaactgaccttgcgatttgtcctctgaccttgatTATGTGCTGTGGAGTGCATGCACAGATAAAGCCTTTAAGGCCATAATATGTGTAATTTATATCAAAGACAGGTTACAATAATAGCAGCCAaacactctgtcactgagctacatccacaacCCTAACTGCCTAAATTCAAGTGGACTCTTATGAGTGATGCTCAGGGTCACGTAATTTCCACGAAGTTCCACACGTTTCCACATAATTCACACAAATAGGACTCTTATAGCATCTTTGATTCAAATGGAAGTGAGGTATAGCAACATTTAACCCGATTTGTATTGTCCTTTGTCCCCTTTATATGGTTTGTGAAGTTCAGATTGTCAGATTCTTACTTTtaatcatcttaaaaaaaaaagtcctcatgtaccccaggctaggTTTGAATTGCTCTGTAGCAAAGGTTAGACTACAACTCCTCACCTCTTTCTTCCCCCTGCCGAGTAttaagattataggcatgtccCCAAACACCCAACAATGAGTTCCAAGTTCTCTTCAGAGTTTGGGGCACTCCTCACTTTCGCTGGTTTCACGCCACTGGGTTCTGGTAGTCAGGAGAACCTCAAGTAGAAAACTTTGCCCTATTTGTTCTTAAACCacggtgtcttcctctattgcctGAGTGCAAGTGATCCTCTACCATAAACATCTGTCTTATCTTGGGTTAATGTACCCGGCTAAATTATCTGCCACAGTCAATTGTGAGTTCtttgataaacaaacaaagatcAAGGTTTTCCTTCACTGTTTATTCATTTGGTTTAATCCCTTGTATAAGTGGTCCAATGTACAGTAAGATCTGACTTTTGGATAAGTGTTTTCCAATCACAGGGTCCCCTTACCTGTAAGAAGAATGTTTAAGTAAAGTTTGTTTTCTGGTGGAAAGCTTTCTTGCACTCTTCATATTCATAATACATTGTCTGATGTGGAGCAGCATCACTCAGAAAAAAGTTGTTGGACTGTTTGCGAGTCTCAGAGGCTTTCTTCATAGTGTGAATCTTCTGATGCCGCTTCAGGTTTGACTTATCATAGAAAGCTTTCCTACACTCCTTACATTCATACGGTTTCTCACCTGTATGAGTTCGCTGATGTACAATGAGGTGTGAAGTGCAGTAAAAAGCTTTCTGACATAATTGACATTCATAGCGTTTGTCACCTGTGTGAGTTCTCTGGTGTCGAGTCAGGCCTGACTTACGGTAGAAGGTCTTCATACACTGCTTACATTCGTAAGGTTTCTCACCTGTATGAGTTCTCCAATGATGACTGAAACTTGACTTACAGATAAATGACTTCCTACATACTGTACATTCGTAAGGTTTCTCACCCGTGTGAGTTCTCTGATGGACAGTTAAATAGGACTTGGTGgagaaggctttcccacattctgCACACTCATAGGGCTTCTcacctgtatgaattctctgatgtagAGTAAGTTGGGGCTTTTGGCAAAAAGCTTTCCCACATTCCTTACATTCATATGGCTTCTcacctgtatgaattctctgatggtCAGTAAGCTCTGATTTACGATAGAAAGCTTTCCTGCATTCAAAACATATATATGGTCTCTCACCTGTATGAACTCTCTGATGCTGAGTGAGGTGTGACTTCTGGCAGAAAGCTTTACTACATTCTgtacattcatagggcttctcacCAGTGTGAGTGCTCTGATGTCTATTGAAGCTGGTTTTCcaataaaagcacttgccacatattttacattcataggtttttttccctctgcGGATTTTCTGATGAAGACTCACGTCTGACTGCTGAGAAAACTCATATTCCTTCTGGATAAAGAATTTTTCATGCTGCCCCTTATGTTTTGGAAGGTATGATTCAATAATAAAAGGGCTCTCAAAGTCACTGCATTTGTAATGCTTCTCTCCCATGTGCATGGGCTCATTTTCATTAAGGTCAGACTTGCTACAGTTTCTCTCTGATACATTACATTCAAAAGATTTCACCcttatctgagccatctctttgtcAATAAATGCTGGATCACCTAAGGATTTTGCATATTCACTGAACTTATGAGTAAGTAATACTGCTTTTGTGCTGAAGGATTTCCCTGGTATCAGACTTTGAAAGTAACTCTGTGAATTTTGAAACTTGTATAGACTAACATGCTCAGGGTGTTTGACAGATTTTGCAGTTCCATTAAGATCATCAGGTTCTTCTCCAACTTCTATCTCATCAGCATCAGTATGGAGATACACGTCCTTCCACAGAATAAACTTTCTAGGACTCATTCCTAGTGAGTTCTCATTCTTTACAGTCTGATTTGAAATACGGTTTGTGCTCACACTGCAAGTATTCCCTATTCCAGCCAACTCCTTTGGTGTATCACTGTTGGGGGCAACTTGCCACACATGTCTTGCTTTGGTATCTGGACTGGTCTTATTCAGGGTACTCATATTCTGGAAATCTAAAATGATAGTTAAGACATATTAATAAGCACAAACTGGACTATCTtaggataacacacacacacacacacacatacaccacacaaatTCTTCATCTATGCTTTACCCATCTATTTGCTTTTAAATCATTTTACCAAGAACGAAAAATCTAAAAAGTTGTTAGATTGCTTACCAAAATGACATGAATTTTCCTTTACCTAACTCAATGTCATACGTGACTTCTAAGTTTAGCATACTAATATGTATTGTGTTTTTATCTATGTATACCATTGAATAGTGTCTTGGTTTTGTATGTGTACACGATGTACACTGATGATGCTCATCTCTACTTTCTCGCCCAGACCTGTAGGCGCTCTTCCTCCATCCACACGCTCCCCTTCTACTTTTCTGTAGACTCTCTCCCTCCTCCGTCCACACACTCCCCTTCTACTTTTCTGTAGGCGCTCTCCCTCTGTCCACACGCTCCCCTTCTACTTTTCTGCTCCCCTTCTACTTTTCTGAGTTTACTTCGTCCTAGGAGATTTAACTCCCATACTTTTACGAGCCACTGATCACGCAAAACTGTTCAAAcacatatttgtttctttaatttctctggcTATTGGGTTTTAGCATTTTCGGTTTTGATTCTAAAagattaaagaaattattttcaatgtttttttgtttattagagCTAGCTTTACAACttcaaatttcatttgttttagacAAAGCTTAGATGTGTATTTCACAGCCACTGGGACAGTATACACTAAGAAGTCTCTGTAGGCTCATTCATTGATGCACACTACTGTTTAACTATAAACTTTCCCTGTGAAATCTTGTTCCTGAGTTAGCTGTTGATGATAATAAACTATTTTAGCTACTTAACTCCCGTAGTTCATTCATGAGAGTGGCTGTCGCCTCAGTCAGATGTCTTTGTTACGTTGTTGGTGATGTACATTATTCACTCCAAGGATGCTAATGCTCTATCCAGaacttgtcttcttttttttttttttaatggacccCAGACACCAAAATTTCGTGCATAAGAATTtggaataattatattttaatggatTGGTTCCTTTATAAATATTCGGTCTATTTCTTTATCCCATCTAAATTAATCTGGTATGAAGTTGGCTTACTGAGGAGTACCTTTAcagtaaaaataattcataaatatatgaaaataatttgtttcaaaaaatattattcatattttaaattcgTAAGTACTTTGGCCAGTAAGAGGAGATGCTACATACAGCAAGTAACATCTTAGTTTTTATTCCATCTAGCCATCTGCTTTAAATTTAAGAAGACTTAAATTTAGGATTCTTATTGGAAGATACTAATTAAATCTTTATCtgagccgggcgtagtggcgcgcacacacctttaatcccagcactcaggaggcaggaggatttctgagttggaggtcagcctggtctacaaagtgagttccaggccagccagggctgcacagagaaaccctgtctcgaaaaaggaaaaaaaaaaaaatctttatcttaAAGGGTCTTCTAGTTTGTTAAATTAATAATGGTGAAAGCATGTCTATACCCTCTGTGATGTATGATTATTTCTTGATTCCATGTCCACAGTGTCTCAGTCTCAAAAACTGAATGACTACCACCTCAAGTACCTCTCTCAAGTTGGATTCTGGGTATGGCACTTCAAGGTAAAGGAACAATCTAAGTGGTTTCTCCTCCAATGCTAGTCTGTAATGAAGTCACTTTCCGACAAGGAACACTCAACTGGATTTAGCCTTTTTGACAACTGTGGGTTTCTCCTCTATCCAGTTGTCCCTAGGGCTGCCTACATTCTCCAGACTTAGCCTGTGCTTACTGCTTTGGGTTTTCTCTGCACAGGGAGATAATTATAGGCTACttagtgcatgcatgcatgcaagtgtgtgcattacagttctgggggggggggggtgtccatgGATGGGCATGCACAAATAcattatagttttgttttcttcttttttagttGCCCTAAAGACTTGGAATAGTTTGTCCTTTGCTACCTTCTCTCTTTGTGTCCAGAGAATCATAAAGCACTCGGAACCTACTGCTTTACTCTAGAACACTCTAACGCCATTCTCTCAGATTTCACCTGTAACTGCAGCAATACCTATAATTTAATACTAGCCTTAAGTGACTCATTCATAAATTTGTATCTCTGCTATTAATATCCATGACTAAGGTTTTGGTAGATAGCTACCTGCATATTATGTAGTAAACTTGAAAAATACTCATCTCATAGtttaattacataaataaaataaatgcctaTCTACTGCTACACAACTCAGTTTATTAGACttttcctaaaataaaacaatatgttCTTTCTCTAAGATTCATATAGGGAAATGAATTTATAGTAAATCAAAAAAATAACAtattgatggtttgtatatgcttggccaagagagtggcactattaggaggtgtggccttgttggagtaggtgtgtcactgtgggcttgagCTTacgaccttcatcctagctgccttgaaggcagtcttctactagcagccttcagatgaagatggagaactctcagctcatccagtgccatgcctacctagaagctgccatgttcccaccttgatgataaagactgaacctctgaacctgtaagccagctccaattaaaggttgtccttatgagttgtcttggtcatggtgtctgttcacagcagtcaaaccctaactaagtcagacAGTGTATTAGACAAATGTCTTAATCATGAGATTAGCCATCTTTAGGACTGGGACATGGAGATAGATTATTACTGTATCTGATTAGTTCTCGTCATCTTAATCCCTAACTACAATGCACTGATGTACCTGGGACACACTGGTGTGAGGCTTCTACAATCCATGACCCAAGTCTTTGCTCCAAATTGAAGATCAGCTCAGGTTTGGTCTTGCAGTGCCCtgtaaatggaaaatattagCCTTCTAagccaggcagagagaagaaagaatcttcATTTGCGGAGACATCCCATGATGAGGACAGTTAGTTTTGATAGACAGTTATATTCCATTGTCCACTTACCCAAGAACAGCAAGTTGCTGtagttctccagcatcacatcccTGTAGAGAGTTCTCTGACCTTCATTCAGGTCCTGCCATTCCTGCCAGGTGAATTCCACAGCTATATCCTCAAATGACACCAACCCCTGTAATGACACATTTCTCCTGAGCTCATCATTCTATGTGGATACCTGGATAACCCAAAATTGGATCTGTATTCTGTATTATGGGAGAAAGTATTATGTTATCTATACATGAATTTAATAATTGAAGAAAATGTAATTATCCTTAATTTCCTTAAAGATGCTGAACAATCCTTATTACTAGGAATAAATGGATTAATAAAATTCTCCTCAGAAAAGCACCTAATATAGTCCAAAGACACAAGGACAAACATATTGTTGATGTATTAAAAAAAGAGGCAATGTTCTATGTACAACAGGACAGTGATGTAGAAAATAGAAAGCATATGCTACTTACAAAAGACAGAAATATCAAATGTTTTCATGGATGTGTTCTCATGAAAATGAAGTACCAGAAGTCCAATTATAACAGCACAAAGCTAAGCTAACAGAACTAGGCAGGATACTGTGTCTAAGTATGCTCATGTAATGAGTACTAATATCAGTAAATGTTCAAATCATTTATTATCCAGTGATTTTGTATTTAAGTAGTTAAAACAGTTTGATTTCAAGGACATGTTAATAGTCGACTCTATACATAAGGAACTgtccaaggctggagagatggctcatcagttaagagcactgactgctcttccaaggaaTCCAGATTTGATTCCCTGCACCGTCATGTTACATAgacaaacacccatatacataaaagttaCAGCCAATCCTGTATTGTCTTACTAAACAAAAATAACTGCTACTgctagcatccacataaaagtaACTATTACCTATTTCCTAAATCAAGAGTCTAAGAGGAGGCATGCAATATGTAAATTAACATGAACCAAGGTAACGCTTGACTATCTACATCATTAACTCTGACCTCTGATTTAGAGGCAGTTGCTGTTATAACAAGAGGGGCTCCAACCCTTCTCAAAGTTGCACAGACAATTAGAGAGACATTCCCTTCCGTGGTGCAGCTGCTTAGGAGCTACCAGTGCTCCTATTAAGGAGCCCTAACTAACGCTCACTGAGCAGGACTTGGGTAGAATAGTTTCTTTCACCAATTCATTGGTGTGTTATCTGGGGAAATAGAATTTGATGCCTCCCTAAGAAATATTCACAACACTGCAGAGTTAACATGCTCAATCGCAAGCATTTATCACTCTCTAATGGGAACTTGCAAATCCAATGAAACAGAAACGAGGAAGACGATCATCTTCATGTACCTAATATATACCTAAAATCCTGGGCACGATTCCAAATAGGATGATTGAATAAACACACTCGATAGGCGACAAAAAGGCTGGGACTGTAGCTCAGAGGTAGCTTTCCTAGCATATGAAGCCCTGGTTTCGACACCcagtaaagcaaataaataataacacaGCAAactgttttaatttgcttttgataaaaatcaactttaagaggaaaaaaaactttaTGACACCCTTCAGCTTAGATATTGTCCATCATCAAGGGGTACTAAGTCAAGAATTCAAATAAGAACCAGTAggcagaaacaacagagaaatgCTCCTTACTGGCTCTCTCCCTCTAGCTTAGTCAATTgtctttcttatatagcccaggccaaCTTGCCCACAATAgtgtcacccacagtgagctgggacTTTTACATCAATCAGCAACCAATAAAATTCTTGACAGATATGACCACAGGTCAATCTAATAGAGGCAATTGCTCAACTGAAGTGGCCTCTTCCCAgtaatgtcaagttgacaagcaagatTAGCCATCACTGAAAATGTTCACACATAAGAATATATCCAGACAATAACAAATAAAGTCTCCTTCTTGATAGCCTAATCAGAGTGTCTTTAAGAACAAGTTAATTCTCCCTTCCTCTTATTTTCATGTCTTCAATTCTAAGGTTCAAATTGTAGCTTTGGGCATGACAGATAAACGCTCTTACACTGTGCTAGCACCCgacttttcctcctcttttggaTGAGGAAGTACAACCATACAGTGTTAGCACCTCACACATATTTCCTAATTTAATACTAATTACTTGCTGTAAGCCCTATCTTCACATACAGTTGGCATGTGGATTTGGATATAGGCTTCAATAGAGAGGTTATGGGGAAAAGGTCAACACTTCAACTATCATAGCTCTGATTTGCCATGGCTTTATCAGAGAAAAATACCGAAGGATCCCAACATTCACATGAGCCAACCTGGAGTCTGCCTTTGCTATCTGGGCTCACTCTGCACTGTGAATGCAAGTGATGTACAGTCTTCTAAGCAGAAGTCAGGGGTATCATCCACACGTTCACATTTTCCCTGTGTCATGAGGTTTGAGAATGTActacacagagggaaaaaaattgttttttcctCTGGTACTCTGAGTCAGAGAAGTAAATGCTCTATGCTCTTGATGACAGATTAGTATGAGAAAAAATAATTGCTTCTGATCTTATTGGGAAATTAATCATCATAATGACaatcatctgaaataacaaacaGTATAAGGATGCTGTTATACCCTGTCCTAAATGCTAATTAAAACTCAACAAACATTACAAATAAGAATGGCACTTCAGCCCTACTAAGCGGTGTAACAACATAATATAAGTGCTGCATAGCATGCCCTGTGCTTACCATAGGgacttaaaacaaaaatgacagcaGTATATCTCAGGTAGTGGCCATTACATTTAGCAAAAGTATCCACAGTTATGACTAGACAGTGTAAGTGTGCCAGTGTATAATGGGTAAAGAGGAACAAGGAGCCAGTAGACACCTGAGGACATGCAGGACTAAAACCTAGCTAGGTTCCCATcttttatgctttaaaataaattaaaagctgCCACCTCTAGTTCAGGGtggtggggaagaaaaaaaaagttcatagcAGTGAGCTAAGATGTGTAAAGTTCCAAGTTTGACACAAATTTTTAAATCCTACAATGAAAAAGATATCAAGTAAGAAAGAAGGTTAAAATTGATTGAAAATGGGAACTTCTTGGGTCAGGCTGAGGAACAAAAGCTGTCTAGAGGTGACCCAAGAGCGAGAAGATCATAGCAACAAAAGACAGACTTTATTCTGAACAGAGGAATCCTGAGAAAAGAGGAGACTTGAAGTTGAAAATGCAGTGAGATAGACAGGGCAGTGAGATAGACAGACAGGGCAGTGAGACAGACAGGGCAGTGAGACAGACAGGGCAGTGAGATAGACAGGGCAGTGAGATAGACAGACAGGGCAGTGAGATAGACAGGCAGggcagtgagacagacagacagggcagtGAGATAGACAGGGCAGTGAGATAGACAGACAGGGCAGTGAGATAGACAGGCAGGGCAGTGAGAGAGACAGGGCAGTGAGAGAGACAGGGCAGTGAGAGAGATAGACAGGGCAGTGAAAGAGATAGACAGGGCAGTGAGAAGCCAAGATGGCCAGTGGCCTCAGCTCAAGCAACAGAGTGGAAGGAGGCCACAGGCCAAAAGTGCACCAACAAGCAGGTCATGTAGCCTTGGGGAAAAGAGGCTGACAGTGGCCACCTACACAAGAGGGCACCTAGTGCAATCCATCATGGGTAGGGGAGGGTCTCATAAGGCTCCACCATTCCTTAAGAAGTATGGGCAGTATGTAAGTGTTTAATATTCCTTAGTATTGCCTCTGATTAAACTATCCTTGCAGTCAATAATCCCCTAGCCACACTCATGCTAGCAACCCTACTTAAATGCAGTGGgccattaaaaatatataaaatataaatttaaaaataatttaaaacaaacaaacaaacaagcaaacaagaaagagaaggtCTTGTTGGGAAGGAGTATTCAGTGGGAAGGGACAATGACAAAAGGACAACAGGGTGTTAATCAAAGTATACTATGCATAAGTATGAAATcgtaaaagaattttttaaagttgtatcATTTGTACTAAATGTTAAACTCATGAtactttaaaagctttttttttttaatcatttggaACAGAACAGAATGCACCCTGTACCCACTGATGGCCCAACCTGCTGCCCTACGGTCAGTAAGGAACTAACGGCACAAAGAGCTCCAACCGGAGTTGAAGTCATCTTGCAGGAATGAGACAGGCCACCTGGGTCCCAATTACCAGCCCATCACCCACCCCACAGAGAGAGGGGACCTGGGGCCCAGTGACTCAGAACAGGGTTCTGACCTGTAGACTCCAGAGCCACAAATGATCCCCACCAATTATAGACCCTGGTTCAAAACACTGACCCACACACTCACCATTTCTGGCTTCCAGGACATCGAGCGTCCTCCCTATGGAACTCCCCGCACCAGCACGTCACAGGGCAACAGAGTCTACAGCACAGCCACCTAGACCTCCAGAGTAGAGGAGACTGAGCCTAGGGACGCATCCCAGGATGGCGAGCTTCAGAGTAAAAGGCCCTAGCAAGACTGGGAAAACTTGCCCCCTACTGTTCCATCTGCCTGATTCCTCAACCCAGTGCCTTCCATTGTACAGGAGGGGCTGCCTTTGGGGCCCTAAGTAACAGCAGAGTCACCAACCCGTAAATTAATGAAACCAGCCTAACAGGTACTGTGAGTTGAACACCAATCCTACGTATACATGTCTACATTTTTTTCCATGTGACTCATCTTTCAGTTAGAGGAAATCACTACCTATAAAGTACCTACTGTTTTGCCAATATTAACAAAGAGTCATTAAAGTTTGGAATCCTGTCTATCATAGGGGGCGATAATTAGCTACACTAGGTAACAAGCCCCTGCAAAACTTTTTAAATTCAATAGGACTGGGCTGGTCCGTAATTTAGGCTAGGATCAGATGGGCTCTTTTGGGTATGTGCACTTACCTGATGGTTGAAGAGGCAGATGAGCTTCAGAGGGTCACCTGACTGTCAACTGGAACATCTTGATTCTCCTCCTCCAGTGGCCTACTGTGGTCCTCCATTCAGATAGCAGGGATCTGAAAGACAGGTGAGTGCACTCCAGGACCTCTGCAGTGCAGGCACCAGACCACGACACTTTCCCATTGACAGCCTCACAAGCAATGAGTCCCAACAGTCGGGATCCAAGGTTTAGGAAACAGAGCTGCCTTTCAATGGGACTGTCCTGGTTATAGACAGAGAACTCCTGGCAAGTTGCTGACATTCAAAGCTCACTATCATACAGCCTCCACTTGTAGATGAGGTTTCTGTACCTGTTCCAAGTCAAGGAACTCCCAACAAGTATTAGGCAGCTGGCCTAACTAATTAGACTCT is a window from the Mus caroli chromosome 5, CAROLI_EIJ_v1.1, whole genome shotgun sequence genome containing:
- the LOC110293975 gene encoding zinc finger protein 39-like isoform X2, with the protein product MLENYSNLLFLGHCKTKPELIFNLEQRLGSWIVEASHQCVPDFQNMSTLNKTSPDTKARHVWQVAPNSDTPKELAGIGNTCSVSTNRISNQTVKNENSLGMSPRKFILWKDVYLHTDADEIEVGEEPDDLNGTAKSVKHPEHVSLYKFQNSQSYFQSLIPGKSFSTKAVLLTHKFSEYAKSLGDPAFIDKEMAQIRVKSFECNVSERNCSKSDLNENEPMHMGEKHYKCSDFESPFIIESYLPKHKGQHEKFFIQKEYEFSQQSDVSLHQKIRRGKKTYECKICGKCFYWKTSFNRHQSTHTGEKPYECTECSKAFCQKSHLTQHQRVHTGERPYICFECRKAFYRKSELTDHQRIHTGEKPYECKECGKAFCQKPQLTLHQRIHTGEKPYECAECGKAFSTKSYLTVHQRTHTGEKPYECTVCRKSFICKSSFSHHWRTHTGEKPYECKQCMKTFYRKSGLTRHQRTHTGDKRYECQLCQKAFYCTSHLIVHQRTHTGEKPYECKECRKAFYDKSNLKRHQKIHTMKKASETRKQSNNFFLSDAAPHQTMYYEYEECKKAFHQKTNFT
- the LOC110293975 gene encoding zinc finger protein 39-like isoform X1; translation: MSWKPEMGLVSFEDIAVEFTWQEWQDLNEGQRTLYRDVMLENYSNLLFLGHCKTKPELIFNLEQRLGSWIVEASHQCVPDFQNMSTLNKTSPDTKARHVWQVAPNSDTPKELAGIGNTCSVSTNRISNQTVKNENSLGMSPRKFILWKDVYLHTDADEIEVGEEPDDLNGTAKSVKHPEHVSLYKFQNSQSYFQSLIPGKSFSTKAVLLTHKFSEYAKSLGDPAFIDKEMAQIRVKSFECNVSERNCSKSDLNENEPMHMGEKHYKCSDFESPFIIESYLPKHKGQHEKFFIQKEYEFSQQSDVSLHQKIRRGKKTYECKICGKCFYWKTSFNRHQSTHTGEKPYECTECSKAFCQKSHLTQHQRVHTGERPYICFECRKAFYRKSELTDHQRIHTGEKPYECKECGKAFCQKPQLTLHQRIHTGEKPYECAECGKAFSTKSYLTVHQRTHTGEKPYECTVCRKSFICKSSFSHHWRTHTGEKPYECKQCMKTFYRKSGLTRHQRTHTGDKRYECQLCQKAFYCTSHLIVHQRTHTGEKPYECKECRKAFYDKSNLKRHQKIHTMKKASETRKQSNNFFLSDAAPHQTMYYEYEECKKAFHQKTNFT